The Spirosoma oryzicola region AGACTTTGATGTAATCATCCAAAAAGCCGATCAGTCCCGTCCATACGGTTGAAACCAAGGCGAGTACGATATAAACGTTTGACAACTTGGCAAAGAGCAGGGCGGGGATCAGCAACGACGCCAGGATGATAAAACCACCCATTGTTGGGGTTCCGCGCTTCTGCATTTGTCCTTCCAACCCAAGGTCCCGAATGGATTCACCGATCTGAAGATTTCGCAGTATGTCGATAATACGACGACCAAAGACAGCCGCAATCAGAAGCGAGGTGATGACAGCACCGAGTGCCCGGAACGAAATATATTGGAAAACCCCGGCGCCAGGGAAGTTGTAGCGTTCGTCAAGAAAATGAAAGAGGTAATAAAGCATAAAGTGTGATGACCGGGCCGCCGGTGCGGTGAATGAGCGATTGGGCGATTGAGTGAATAAAAATAAGCGTCAGCTATTCACTCAATCGCTCAATCGCTTAGTCACAATTAGATTACACGCCAAAGTTACTGATTTCCGCGTTCCGAGAAAGTCTCCCGCAATACGGCCCGGTCATCAAAATCGTACTTAACGCCCTTAATTTCCTGATAGGTCTCGTGACCTTTGCCCGCTACCAGAATAATGTCGTGTGGGCCAGCCAATGAAACAGCTCGCCGGATGGCTTCGTGACGATCTTCAATCGTTACCGTTTTTTTGACATCAACGGGAGAAACACCAGCCTGCATTTGCTCCAAGATCGCCATCGGATCTTCATTGCGCGGATTGTCGGAGGTAAGAATAACCCGGTTGCTGAACCGACAGGCAATATCAGCCATAACGGGTCGCTTGGCGGCATCGCGATTGCCCCCACACCCCACAACGGTTATCACCTGCGGTAAATAGCCCTGTTCGTTAGCCTGACGCAGTCCGTTGATCGTTTCCAGCACATTTTGCAAGGCATCGGGCGTGTGAGCGTAATCGACGATACCAACAATCTTGTCGTCGGAAATAACCTGCTCAAAACGGCCCGGCGGTGGTGTAATACCCGATAACAACGTAAGCACTTCGTCGGCATCTTCGCCTAACAGGATCGCTGCACCATAAACGCTCAGTAGGTTATAGGCATTAAATCGACCAATGAGCTTAAACCATACCTCTTTGTCGTTGACCAGCATGTTTAGCCCAAACAGGCTATCGGCCAGAATTTTACCTTTGAAACTGGCAAGCGTCTGTAACGAGTAGGTTTCTTTTTGGGCAGCCGTATTCTGGAGCATAACCAGTCCTCGCTTATCGTCTACATTGGTCAGTGCAAACGCCGTGGCAGGAAGCTGGTCGAAAAAGCCTTTTTTTGCCCGAATATAATTGTCGAAGGTACCGTGAAAGTCGAGGTGATCGTGGGTAATGTTCGTAAAGATCCCACCCGCAAAGGTTAGGCCGGCAATGCGCTCCTGCACGACCGAATGTGAGCTTACCTCCATGAACACATGCGTGCAACCGTTGGCCAGCATCTGCGTCAACAACTGGTTGATGGTGATCACATCGGGGGTAGTATGCGTGGCCGGAATGATCTGATCGTCAATCTGGTTCTGAACCGTCGACAGCAGCCCACACCGGTAGCCTAATCCACGAAAGAGCCGGAATAGCAGGGTAGCCACAGACGTTTTACCATTGGTTCCTGTTACGCCCACCAA contains the following coding sequences:
- a CDS encoding UDP-N-acetylmuramoyl-L-alanyl-D-glutamate--2,6-diaminopimelate ligase, with protein sequence MQLKDLFYKVSLLATSGSMETEITGITMDSRKVGPGSLFVAVRGTVTDGHNFIATAVRQGAAAILCEELPDDINPQVAYVGVLDSARSMGLVAANFYDQPSRKLKLVGVTGTNGKTSVATLLFRLFRGLGYRCGLLSTVQNQIDDQIIPATHTTPDVITINQLLTQMLANGCTHVFMEVSSHSVVQERIAGLTFAGGIFTNITHDHLDFHGTFDNYIRAKKGFFDQLPATAFALTNVDDKRGLVMLQNTAAQKETYSLQTLASFKGKILADSLFGLNMLVNDKEVWFKLIGRFNAYNLLSVYGAAILLGEDADEVLTLLSGITPPPGRFEQVISDDKIVGIVDYAHTPDALQNVLETINGLRQANEQGYLPQVITVVGCGGNRDAAKRPVMADIACRFSNRVILTSDNPRNEDPMAILEQMQAGVSPVDVKKTVTIEDRHEAIRRAVSLAGPHDIILVAGKGHETYQEIKGVKYDFDDRAVLRETFSERGNQ